The Helianthus annuus cultivar XRQ/B chromosome 11, HanXRQr2.0-SUNRISE, whole genome shotgun sequence region GACCTCATCATCAACAACCACCTCTTCCGGTCTCTGGTTACCCTTATACGGTTAATCGCCCACATGGGTTCTTGAATTCGGATCAATTGGTTAAGGTTAACCCCTTGTCTGCCCCTTTGCAACAGACCCTTGTGGGTGGTGCTCCTACTGTTTCTGCAAACACAAAGGTTTGATTTTTAGTACTTTGATTGCTTCAGGATGTTGTATATATAGCTTTAGCTTTTTAGGTTGTACTACATATATGTTAACATAAGAAATTTGGGTACATGATGCTAGAAACCAATGAGAAATATAAGAAATTTGTATAAATGCATTGCGCCTCGCGTAGGTGGTGCTGTGCGCTTTGCTTTGCGCCTTTCAGCTTTGGACTCTATCGCATCAGTGCGcttttttttaaaccaagattTGAATACCTTGATCATTTTCTGTACAGCCTCCTACTTTTTTTTTATCTTGATAATCAGCTGATTAAAGCTGGATATAGTTAGGTAATTATTTcacatttatatttataattaagtttggTCAACACTATAAAGTTGCAATAGTAAGTCAACATGCGTATCCTAACACCCCCTTCAAGTATTTACAAAGTTTACGTTTGAAATGTATCTTATGGGAGATGGACGGTAAGGTTGCTACCATGTGACCCGAAGGTCACGGGTTCGAGTCGTGGTACCTTGATAGGGAGATGTCTATGCAAATTCTAAACTTAGCAAAAAATTTCGTATAATGAATGAATCAGTAGTTATTTTGGAAAGTTGGTCAATGCGCCTGCAAAAAGAAGAATAAAATTCGTCGATAATTAATGCACAtttaacaaaaaattaaaaaaaggacAAAGGTTGATGCTCCGGATCCATATAAatttaatgaatgtcatttgggAGAATGAATAGGAGATTGTAACCTAGGTTTATTTCGTAAGTTTTTATGCGATGGATAGAGCGTTACGCCCGGTTAAGGGCAGAGAAGTGACTAAACGGTTGTTTATCGATTTAAATCAAACGCCAGAAGAGGAAGAGCCAGATCATCAACCAAAGGTATGGTTAAACCATTAGAAAAGAAGTGATTTTGAAGTATGCATTCAAGTAGGTAGTTCTTTATGTGAGAAAATAAAAATCTTGTTAGTTTGTGCTTGTTCGATTAGTCATATGATGTGTGATGTTTTGGAAAGTACGTAACTTTTTGTCGTCTGCAGGTTGTGGGTCAATCATCGGTTGCTTTTGATAATAGCTTAAGGTACTATGAATCCACATACCATATGTTGTTTGGTTTCTCTCTTCAGATCATAATCTTTATCCATTTATGCAGGGATAAGAATGGAGATGATGCGTTCGTCGTTATTAGAGATAGAAAGGTAAACTTACGTTGTTCTCCTTATGTGTTACTGGTTATAAACATATTTGCTACTTGCTAGTTTTGCTCACTTGAAGATCACCTTATATCATATCATATTATAGTAGTTAAAGGCGAGTTGCAAAGGGCGCGCCTGTCGCCTacgcgcaaggcgcaaaaaagcGTACACCCGAGACAAGCAAGATGCACGTCTGTTCAGGCTGGTGCAGCCCTGTTTTAGTTAAGGTCCATGCAATTTTTGGCTGGTTTAGACTTTAGACTGGTTTTTGGCtggttcagactgtttgaaaCTAGTTTTAGCTGGTTCAGGAGGGCCTGTTTTTCCGGTTTCGGTTGGTTTTGACCTGTTCAGGCACTTTTGCGTCTTGCTGTGTTTGAGGTAGGGGTGTTAACGGTTCAGTTTGAAACCGTCCAAACCGGTCATCTGTTTGGTTTTACGGTCGATTCTTTTTTATTAACTTTCGGTTGGTGTGTTTGAGAAGTTTCAAACCGTAACAGACGGTTTGGTTTACGGTTTATACAAAAAAACCGGCCGTGCGAAATCGGACCGGACCGTGAGAtatatctatttttttatttattttaaatattgcATATTAGATATGCTTAGCTATATATTTGTGTCTTAACTAAAAAGAATGTCCTAAGTGTACCTTACCTTAAAATTTGGATAAGTTACTGTtatcttggtttaaaaaagcccGCCCTAAGCGCGCTTAAGCGCATCTAGGCGCAAACCCCATCGCCTTGTGTGACATAAGGCGCACGATGTACAAGAAGCGCAGCTGAGGCGCGCTTTTTAGGGTGAAAATGGACCTAAGGCGCAGCTGAGGCGCACGCTTTTTGTACATGGGGTATTTCTATGCTTCTGAGTGTTGTACAACAGGCTTTTTATGCTGTACAtttatgtttttttcattttaaaacatatataaagcttaATTATAGCTAAATCATAGGTATTGGATACTAAACACTTATGggttatataaaataaattatataatcacTTTGCGCTTTGCGTATGAAAAGCTCACCGCTTTTGTGCTTCGCTTTTTAAAAATCGGTTTTAGACCTCATCGCTTTTGTGCGCTTCCCGATTTTTTAAACCAAGACTGTTATAACTTTACCTTGATTAATAAGTTAGACTGAGCGTCTAGGCGCGCGCCTCTGACAACAGTCTTGTACTCTTGTATATCTGGCTAGATAGGCTAAACTGGTACAAACAGGACTGACTATCCATGCTTGtttgctgtttttttttttttgtatgctTGTAGGTTCAAATTTCAGAGGGCACTTCTCTTTATGCACAATGCCGCTCATGGTTAAAGAATGGGGTTCCTTTAGAAAAACAGGTACGCGATAGTTCTATATTTTTTTATTGATGCATGTCATGGTGATAGGAGTGTACAACCAAAAGCTGCATCTCTCTTATCTCTTTTTACATATCAGCCTTTTACAGACCCCAATACCCACCAATTTTGTCCCAGATGTGAATGAGGCGCTGCCTCAAGGCCGTGAGGCGTTTTCCAGATTTTCTCGCACCTCAGGCGTACGTTTTCCAGATTTTCTGTGTTTCAATAGTTAAGTATACATGTGTGGAGAGGGCTTGAGTTTGGTGTGCATAAACTTCCAACAAAAAAATATATTCCATAGGTGCAAACCGAATGCATAACATCTCTTGAGGTTGCCTATTCAGCAAATGTCTAAAATACCCTTTACTATATAtgtgttttattgaattaaaagtTAAGCTGATGCATGATTGACAGCCACAGTATCCGGATGGTGTCAAATCCCTTCCTAAGCCACTGCCTGCATCAACGGTAGAAGCAAGAAAGGAGGATGACCTGGAATTAGAGGAGGAGGTATTTATATCCCTCTTTATGTTATGTACCATGTTGTTACACTGTCACTAACAAATGATGATTTTTCCTTTATCGGGTGTCAGAATCCCGAGAATGTCGATCACTTGTCTGCTAAGGAGCTGTTGCAACTGCATGTTAATCATGCGAAGAAGGTTCGAGCAAggtatgtacatatatatatgcTACTTAGTTCTTACTTTGTTGACTCTTAAGATAGTCGAAAGTCAATAATGTATGTTGTTATTTATAGATTAAGAAATCAACGGCTACAAAGAATCGAAAGGTACAAAGACCGTCTTGCTCTACTCTTGCCTGGGGTTGCGGATCAACAGCCAAAGAACGACCCTGCATCTTGAAGCATCCGCATGCCAATGAGCAAACCTGCAAAAAGAAGCCAACTCTTTAACCAACTTTAATAATTGGCTCTTTTTATCTTTTATCTTTTATATTACTTTATAGTTATCTTTTAATCTCCTTTAGAACATTGGATAACTAATTAGTTTATGTTATTATGAATATGATAACAGTGACAATATCTTTATCTTCTTTTTGATTTGTTGAATTCACTGGACTGGAACTGGTGCTGGAAACCATTTCATCAAGAAATCATGTTTGGTTGGTTAAGAAAAGAACTGTGGTATCCAAGAATCCTTTGGTTGGTGATGGGATTTTAACTTTCCATTAGAATGTTTGAACCAAAATTGTAAGAATAAAACATAAGCATGCATTGTTAGATCTATATGTCCAAGACATAACATGTGATAATGTTGGTattgattttatttttaaagtaaGCAACTCTATAAGGCTGCACGGTATGGCTGCGTCGTCCAGCCCGTCCTCCCTCGGCGCCGATCCAACCTCCATGCCGCCCCCCTCCGTCTTCATCCCGTCGCGTCGTCTCCATCGGAATTTCGACGTCCAGGACGGAGCAAAACAAGTGGGCCCCCtattctttgtttgtttgtttgtttgtgaatAAGATTTGTACATTAGGCATGGATACTTGTACATAGTGGGATGGGGTAGGACCATCCTTCCATACCCTCTAGTTTagtgggatggaccatccttgggaaACGAGTCAAAATTGTATAAAAAAAGTTCCCTAGAAGGGTATTTCATgaagaaaattaaaaaatcaaattaCACGATATACATACAATGCAATTAAGGAAACTAAATTCAAATACGTACCCCTGGTGGAGCCCACTCATCTGGGACTTTCATGAATCTGTCAATTTCATCAAACGTGTTGACAACAGCTTGTACCCATTGGTCTTCTCCTTGGCAAGCTCAGCTTCCTGCAAGTCACGGGCACACAAAAAAATTAAATCTTACGGCTTGTTAGAATATAGTTGCTAAGTTTTGAGTTGTAAGGCAGCAGCTGAAGTTTGTGAGGAAAAAAGTACCTGAGGAGTGTTGTACTCGATGAAGAAATAACCTCAGTGTCTTTATCAACAGGCATCCAAAGCCCATTCTCCTTAATAACTCCAATTTGTGTAGATTTTACCAACTACACCTTCCAGCTTCTCCAACATTTCCCTAGGCACAACTGGCAAGATATCCACAGTGATAATATTCACGAAGCCAGCATCTATTAAAATGGTATATATCAACGAAAGGTTTCTGTGTTTTTTGATAATCTCAATGGAGAATACAAGACCCAACTTTATAATACAAGAATCATAGAAATAAAGAAAACCAATAAAGAGCCGTAAATGAGGGCCATAAATTATGTGCTGTAAATGGGCATGAATGGAAGGAGAGAAATAAGGAAAAGATAATGGTTTCCAATACTCCCCTCAAGTTGGAGTGTGTAAGTTGATGACACCCAACTTGCCCAGAAGAAGACTAAGCTGGGGAGCGCACAGAGCTTTGGTAAGAAGGTCAGCAATCTGCAGCTTGGAGTTGATATGCATGGATGAATTTCTTGGCTTTCGACCCGTTCGCGAACAAAGTAACAGTCCATTTCCACGTGTTTAGTTCGCTCATGAAAAACTGGGTTGTTAGCAATGTGTCTGGCAGCTTGATTGTCACGGAATAGAGGCGTAGGTCCTTCAACATCTATGTCTAACTCGTGTAGCAGCCAATGCAACCATAGAATTTCACTAACGGTGGCAGCCATGGAGCGGTATTCCGCTTCAGCTGAATATCGAGAGACAACTGTTTGTTCTTAGTTTTCCACGAGACCGGAGGACCTCCGAGGAGGAGTAAGTATCCCGTTCGTGATCTTCTTATGAAGGGACAGCCGAGCCAGTCGGAGTCACAGTAAGCCGTAAGACCGTATCCTCCGGATCGTGATAAATGGATCCCTTGACCAATGGTGGCTTTAAGGTACCGAAGGACGCGATGGACAGCGTCCAAGTGATTTTGCCTTGGGTCACTAACAAATTGACTCAAAACATTGACCGCATATGTGATATCTGGCCTGGTCGCCTGCAAATAAAGTAAGCGTCCTATCAATCAGCGGTATAGACTAGCATCAACCCTTTGTTCGGTCTCTCCTTTGTCAAGTTTTAAGTTTGGCTCCATGGGAAAAAAACTCGGCTGGCAACCCGTGAATCCACAATCTTCAAGGATATCCAAAGTATACTTTCTTTGGCTTAGAACCAGCCCTTCAGAAGTGCGCGCGACCTCGATGCCAAGAAAGTATTTGAGAGTGCCAAGATacttgatgttgaattgtgtattgatgtgcttaaaatacaacatataaattatatcaaatacggcgtaaaagcaacccttttttagtattaatgttggaaaaaactTGTGTTTTTGTTCCTTTTGAATAaacagggttaaaagagcttaattGAACAAAAGGAGCGAAATAacaacaaaaaccaacataaaatacAATAAAGAAGGATTGACGCAACTTGCCAAGCCCCCATCCACATCCAAACCCGAGAAATAACAAAACATAAGCtctggcacggggccgtgctcacctaGCACGGGCCATGCCCGGTGGGAATTCACTGCAGCAAAAAGAGACaacaacaaaagacaaattccaagctcaacacggggtcgtgctaaAGTAACACGAGGCGTGGTCAACTCTAGGATTTCCAGAATCTGAAGAAGTACATCAAGTACATTGGCCACGGGTCGTGCCATTGACGCACGGGGCAGTGTTATTACAAGTCTGACATTGCAGTTAATGTAGAAGAGAGAGGCTGATGGCCACAGGGCCGTGCCAGGCGGGCACGGGCCGTGGTGGACGTTttgttttcagctataaatagggatgCTTGGTTTCACTttaactcatcccttggcaaaccacttttctctcacttgccaccactccaccaccactacaacaccatcatccattttccatcttttagagtgtgtgtatgtagtctcgggatccaagattgatagtaagaatttttgtcaaacaaaggccatgcttggctaaattcttacatcacttggtgaagacatatcttttatgtatttcttttatgatttccaatctttggcaactttttaattgggtatgtatgaATGACTTTCAtaattagttttttatattgaaggcgaatCAACTTAACCATTCTTCATATGTCGTTTATTCACATAGTTGtatctttacggtctatataaagcacgttaactacttggaaggggttagaagggtggttgggtaattctatgtctcgttcagtgtaagAAACAACAAATAGTGGCGATCTCCACATCAGCTGGTTGTCAATTCTTGGGTGacaggctcatttcttggcaatgcaagaaacagCAAACGATGGCGATCTTCACAGTTGAGGCAGAATACGTTGTTGCTTCTGcgtcttgctctcaagtggtgtggatggaacatcaattgcaggattacGGTTTAACTTATTTAAACACTACCATTTACTttgataatgatgctgcaattcaAATTGTGAAAAATCCTGTCTTCCACTAAAAAActaagcacattgatattaaagttcattttataCGAGACTGTTTTGACAAAGGTCTTATCAAACTGGAGCAAATCGACActgatgcaaatgctgccgatttgttcacaaaacctgtcagcagctcaaAATTTCAAGTGCTTGTGAATTTTCTGAAAATGATCCAATACACCGACTGGgcatgtttttgtttttcttaggtaaatttgttcataaagttttctattcttaggtagtttttatttatgcacaaatttagtgggagaaattttgaaaaatacaaaaacatcgagaaattttgaaaaatacaaaaacatcaaatttttttgaaaaatacaaaaacattgaaaaattgaaaaatacaaaatgaAGCATTGCATGAcatgggaaatgaaatgaattttcacattgTGGTatagggctgactcatgtaaaaCCAGTATCAAAAACTCTAGAATGAtatgttggtaggctctatcttTAAGGCTGGAAACATTGGTTGTTTCTGTTCAGAACCTAAATTAGTctatgacctcaggaaagaacgtcacttggaattagctcatttctatttgaatgcaTGTGTGATGTCctgatacacacaattttggtctAGTTCTGAAATCTTTTATGAAAAGGTCGTGTATCTCTTTTGTTTTGCGTGAGCaaagacctggaggtgc contains the following coding sequences:
- the LOC110890629 gene encoding uncharacterized protein LOC110890629 isoform X1, whose amino-acid sequence is MSSPPPPNPLPTTTTTPNFLQPQKHSHPPVYQTFYNPQHSNSRPHHQQPPLPVSGYPYTVNRPHGFLNSDQLVKVNPLSAPLQQTLVGGAPTVSANTKVVGQSSVAFDNSLRDKNGDDAFVVIRDRKVQISEGTSLYAQCRSWLKNGVPLEKQTPIPTNFVPDVNEALPQGREAFSRFSRTSGPQYPDGVKSLPKPLPASTVEARKEDDLELEEENPENVDHLSAKELLQLHVNHAKKVRARLRNQRLQRIERYKDRLALLLPGVADQQPKNDPAS
- the LOC110890629 gene encoding uncharacterized protein LOC110890629 isoform X2, encoding MSSPPPPNPLPTTTTTPNFLQPQKHSHPPVYQTFYNPQHSNSRPHHQQPPLPVSGYPYTVNRPHGFLNSDQLVKVNPLSAPLQQTLVGGAPTVSANTKVVGQSSVAFDNSLRDKNGDDAFVVIRDRKVQISEGTSLYAQCRSWLKNGVPLEKQPQYPDGVKSLPKPLPASTVEARKEDDLELEEENPENVDHLSAKELLQLHVNHAKKVRARLRNQRLQRIERYKDRLALLLPGVADQQPKNDPAS